From Thermogladius calderae 1633, a single genomic window includes:
- a CDS encoding RIO1 family regulatory kinase/ATPase, with protein sequence MPNLGLIYRSLNEDDFKVLRAMERLSKRRDFIPLEDIVRETRIYEEKASLVLHKLHKLKLVKSALTGPSRSFRLTYLALDMLALKSLVDQNIVSAIGDKVGVGKESDLYKAMSPSGEALIIKFLRIGRSSFRRTRLLRSWAQSPTTTWFEQSKAAAEREYKALVDLYSNKANVPRPYGFNRHATVMEFIDGVELYRRPTLRDPWKVLEQIFETLRIAYSKVGIVHGDLSEYNIIVSKNDERPYIIDWPQFVYKEEPNALPLLSRDVKYILRFFGKVYGVGGDPGEVVKYITS encoded by the coding sequence ATGCCTAATCTCGGCCTCATCTATAGATCGCTGAACGAGGACGACTTCAAGGTTCTCAGGGCGATGGAGAGGCTTTCAAAGAGGCGGGATTTTATCCCGCTAGAAGACATCGTCAGGGAGACCAGGATATACGAGGAGAAAGCCTCGTTGGTGCTACACAAGCTCCACAAACTCAAACTAGTAAAGTCGGCTTTGACGGGGCCCTCCAGGTCTTTTAGGCTGACGTACTTGGCCCTCGATATGCTAGCGTTGAAGAGTCTCGTTGACCAGAACATCGTATCCGCCATAGGCGATAAGGTGGGCGTCGGTAAGGAGAGCGACCTGTACAAAGCCATGTCACCCAGCGGGGAAGCACTGATTATAAAGTTCTTGAGGATCGGCCGCTCCAGCTTTAGGAGGACGAGACTTCTGAGGAGCTGGGCCCAGTCGCCGACAACTACATGGTTCGAGCAGTCCAAGGCCGCGGCCGAGAGAGAGTACAAGGCGTTGGTCGACCTCTATAGCAATAAGGCGAACGTACCTAGGCCCTACGGGTTCAACAGACACGCGACAGTAATGGAGTTCATCGACGGCGTCGAGCTGTACCGCAGGCCGACACTTAGAGACCCGTGGAAGGTCTTAGAGCAGATCTTCGAGACGCTGAGGATAGCCTACTCGAAAGTAGGCATTGTCCACGGGGATCTGAGCGAGTACAACATAATCGTGTCAAAAAATGACGAGAGGCCCTACATCATCGACTGGCCACAATTCGTGTACAAGGAGGAGCCCAACGCTCTTCCCCTACTCAGCAGGGATGTCAAGTACATCCTACGGTTCTTCGGTAAAGTATACGGTGTCGGCGGGGACCCAGGCGAAGTCGTTAAGTATATCACGTCCTAA
- a CDS encoding aminotransferase class V-fold PLP-dependent enzyme: MTALEKNRVAGLLRDLYVLSSKTPRHELSILGSMTTPPDPLALYAFSVFSHTNLADIELFPPLKDMYRDVLEFTATLYGSRKGYVTAGATESNIVALLVAREVHGRESSVVLAPDTVHLSVEKGCWLLGCKLVKVPTGNKPVDPGLLEDYVRAHRPFAIVVTAGTTELGLVDPLREVARIASEYGIYLHVDAAYGGLIVPFLYEEGLLRDNVYFYPGVSSIAVDFHKFAAAPPPAGLILFSSDEYLDKSCIEYSYTLSGRTCGILGTRPGGSLAGIWAVVKAVGAARLRERALWAYRVAADLYERISSLRGFEVVKPQTTIVAFRHRRVDSLALLRYLAERGLFVYKAPSIRGLRVVVMPHFNEHLIGRFLDALDEVARNTPDA, encoded by the coding sequence CGGCTCTCGAGAAGAACAGAGTAGCCGGTCTACTGAGGGATCTCTACGTCCTAAGCAGCAAGACCCCTAGACACGAGTTGTCTATACTCGGCTCGATGACCACTCCACCAGACCCCTTAGCACTTTACGCTTTCAGTGTTTTCTCGCACACGAACCTGGCAGATATCGAGCTCTTCCCGCCACTCAAAGACATGTACAGAGACGTCCTCGAGTTCACAGCTACTTTGTATGGGTCTAGAAAGGGGTACGTCACGGCAGGCGCCACCGAGTCCAATATAGTGGCGCTCTTAGTCGCCAGGGAAGTCCACGGGAGGGAGAGTAGTGTTGTTCTAGCACCCGACACCGTCCACTTGTCCGTAGAGAAGGGTTGCTGGCTGTTAGGCTGTAAACTCGTGAAAGTCCCGACAGGTAATAAACCAGTCGACCCGGGGTTGCTCGAGGACTACGTTCGAGCTCACAGGCCTTTCGCGATTGTCGTGACAGCAGGTACCACAGAGCTCGGTCTAGTGGACCCGTTGAGAGAGGTCGCCAGAATAGCTTCAGAGTACGGTATTTACCTCCACGTGGACGCAGCTTACGGAGGCTTGATCGTCCCGTTCCTGTACGAGGAGGGGCTTCTTAGAGACAACGTCTACTTCTACCCAGGTGTCTCGAGCATCGCGGTGGACTTCCACAAGTTCGCGGCAGCCCCTCCACCAGCCGGGCTCATACTGTTCTCTAGCGACGAATACCTGGATAAGAGCTGCATCGAGTACTCCTACACGCTCTCGGGGAGAACGTGCGGTATACTGGGCACTAGACCCGGGGGTAGTCTAGCAGGCATCTGGGCTGTCGTCAAAGCGGTAGGAGCAGCACGTCTAAGGGAGAGGGCGCTATGGGCGTATAGAGTGGCCGCAGACCTCTACGAAAGGATTAGTTCACTACGCGGATTCGAGGTTGTCAAGCCTCAAACCACCATTGTGGCTTTCAGGCATAGGAGGGTGGACAGCCTGGCTCTCCTCAGGTACCTGGCCGAGAGAGGCCTGTTTGTCTACAAGGCGCCTAGTATTCGCGGGTTGAGAGTCGTAGTAATGCCCCACTTCAACGAGCATTTGATCGGTAGGTTCCTGGACGCCCTAGACGAAGTAGCGAGGAATACTCCTGATGCCTAA